From the genome of Fundulus heteroclitus isolate FHET01 chromosome 9, MU-UCD_Fhet_4.1, whole genome shotgun sequence, one region includes:
- the ppat gene encoding amidophosphoribosyltransferase isoform X1, translated as MEFEESGIGEECGVFGCVAAGEWPTQLEVAQVLTLGLVALQHRGQESAGVVTSNGASPPIYTSHKGMGLVSSAFPPEALLKLRYGNLGICHTRYSTTGMSELQNCQPFVVDTLHGRIAVAHNGELVNSRALRKKVMRHGVGLSTCSDSELITHLLALTPPMEELDSPDWVARIKNLMSETPTSYSLLIMFKDVIYAVRDPYGNRPLCLGRLVPISRLHSSGAGEEDTEGWVVSSESCSFQSIGAKYYREVLPGEVVQISRHGVKSLSFVPRPEGDLPAFCIFEYVYFARPDSIFEGQMVYTVRQRCGRQLAIEAPTDVDLVSTVPESATPAALGYAQQSGLPYTEVLCKNRYVGRTFIQPNTRLRQLGVAKKFGVLTDNFAGKRVVLIDDSIVRGNTISPIIKLLREAGATEVHIRVASPPIKFPCYMGINIPTKEELIANKPEFKDIAGHIGADSVKYLTVEGLLSAVQEGVTSFQEENNSKRVGHCTACLTGKYPVELEW; from the exons AGGTCAGGAAAGTGCGGGTGTTGTCACAAGCAATGGAGCCAGTCCTCCTATATACACAAGCCACAAG GGCATGGGATTAGTGAGCAGCGCGTTCCCACCAGAGGCTCTGCTCAAACTGCGCTATGGTAACCTTGGCATCTGCCACACTCGCTATTCAACGACGGGGATGTCGGAGCTGCAGAACTGCCAGCCCTTTGTGGTGGATACGCTGCACGGCAGGATCGCCGTGGCGCACAACGGAGAGCTGGTTAATTCCCGTGCCCTGCGCAAAAAG GTAATGCGCCACGGAGTGGGCCTCTCCACCTGCTCTGACAGCGAGCTCATCACCCACCTGCTGGCGCTGACGCCACCCATGGAGGAGCTGGACTCGCCTGATTGGGTTGCTAG AATTAAAAACCTCATGTCGGAGACGCCCACGTCGTACTCGCTGCTGATCATGTTCAAAGACGTCATCTATGCAGTGCGGGACCCTTATGGAAACCGGCCCCTCTGCCTCGGACGGCTCGTTCCCATCTCTAGGCTCCACAGTTCAG GAGCAGGAGAGGAAGACACTGAAGGGTGGGTGGTGTCATCAGAGTCCTGCAGCTTCCAGTCCATCGGAGCAAA GTATTACAGAGAGGTGTTACCAGGAGAAGTTGTTCAGATATCCAGGCATGGGGTCAAGTCTCTGAGCTTCGTTCCTCGCCCCGAAGGAGACCTGCCCGCCTTCTGCATCTTTGAGTACGTTTATTTTGCCAGACCAGACTCCATTTTTGAAG GGCAGATGGTGTACACTGTGAGGCAGCGCTGTGGTCGCCAGCTAGCCATAGAGGCGCCGACAGACGTAGACCTGGTCAGTACTGTGCCAGAGTCTGCGACGCCCGCCGCTCTGGGCTACGCTCAGCAG tctgGCCTCCCGTATACGGAGGTTCTGTGCAAGAACCGCTACGTCGGCAGAACCTTCATTCAACCAAACACCCGTCTGAGGCAGCTTGGAGTGGCCAAGAAGTTCGGTGTCCTGACGGACAACTTTGCAGGGAAGCGCGTGGTGCTCATCGACGACTCCATCGTCAGGGGCAACACCATCTCCCCCATCATTAAGCTGCTGCGAGAAGCTGGTGCCACTGAG GTCCATATCAGGGTGGCGTCTCCACCCATCAAGTTCCCCTGCTACATGGGGATCAACATCCCAACCAAAGAGGAGCTCATTGCCAACAAGCCAGAGTTCAAGGACATTGCCGGCCATATTG GTGCCGACAGCGTCAAGTATCTAACCGTGGAGGGGCTCTTATCCGCCGTCCAGGAGGGAGTCACCTCCTTCCAAGAGGAGAACAACTCCAAGAGAGTAGGCCACTGCACTGCCTGTCTGACTGGCAAGTATCCAGTGGAGCTGGAGTGGTAA
- the ppat gene encoding amidophosphoribosyltransferase isoform X2: MEFEESGIGEECGVFGCVAAGEWPTQLEVAQVLTLGLVALQHRGQESAGVVTSNGASPPIYTSHKGMGLVSSAFPPEALLKLRYGNLGICHTRYSTTGMSELQNCQPFVVDTLHGRIAVAHNGELVNSRALRKKVMRHGVGLSTCSDSELITHLLALTPPMEELDSPDWVARIKNLMSETPTSYSLLIMFKDVIYAVRDPYGNRPLCLGRLVPISRLHSSGEEDTEGWVVSSESCSFQSIGAKYYREVLPGEVVQISRHGVKSLSFVPRPEGDLPAFCIFEYVYFARPDSIFEGQMVYTVRQRCGRQLAIEAPTDVDLVSTVPESATPAALGYAQQSGLPYTEVLCKNRYVGRTFIQPNTRLRQLGVAKKFGVLTDNFAGKRVVLIDDSIVRGNTISPIIKLLREAGATEVHIRVASPPIKFPCYMGINIPTKEELIANKPEFKDIAGHIGADSVKYLTVEGLLSAVQEGVTSFQEENNSKRVGHCTACLTGKYPVELEW; the protein is encoded by the exons AGGTCAGGAAAGTGCGGGTGTTGTCACAAGCAATGGAGCCAGTCCTCCTATATACACAAGCCACAAG GGCATGGGATTAGTGAGCAGCGCGTTCCCACCAGAGGCTCTGCTCAAACTGCGCTATGGTAACCTTGGCATCTGCCACACTCGCTATTCAACGACGGGGATGTCGGAGCTGCAGAACTGCCAGCCCTTTGTGGTGGATACGCTGCACGGCAGGATCGCCGTGGCGCACAACGGAGAGCTGGTTAATTCCCGTGCCCTGCGCAAAAAG GTAATGCGCCACGGAGTGGGCCTCTCCACCTGCTCTGACAGCGAGCTCATCACCCACCTGCTGGCGCTGACGCCACCCATGGAGGAGCTGGACTCGCCTGATTGGGTTGCTAG AATTAAAAACCTCATGTCGGAGACGCCCACGTCGTACTCGCTGCTGATCATGTTCAAAGACGTCATCTATGCAGTGCGGGACCCTTATGGAAACCGGCCCCTCTGCCTCGGACGGCTCGTTCCCATCTCTAGGCTCCACAGTTCAG GAGAGGAAGACACTGAAGGGTGGGTGGTGTCATCAGAGTCCTGCAGCTTCCAGTCCATCGGAGCAAA GTATTACAGAGAGGTGTTACCAGGAGAAGTTGTTCAGATATCCAGGCATGGGGTCAAGTCTCTGAGCTTCGTTCCTCGCCCCGAAGGAGACCTGCCCGCCTTCTGCATCTTTGAGTACGTTTATTTTGCCAGACCAGACTCCATTTTTGAAG GGCAGATGGTGTACACTGTGAGGCAGCGCTGTGGTCGCCAGCTAGCCATAGAGGCGCCGACAGACGTAGACCTGGTCAGTACTGTGCCAGAGTCTGCGACGCCCGCCGCTCTGGGCTACGCTCAGCAG tctgGCCTCCCGTATACGGAGGTTCTGTGCAAGAACCGCTACGTCGGCAGAACCTTCATTCAACCAAACACCCGTCTGAGGCAGCTTGGAGTGGCCAAGAAGTTCGGTGTCCTGACGGACAACTTTGCAGGGAAGCGCGTGGTGCTCATCGACGACTCCATCGTCAGGGGCAACACCATCTCCCCCATCATTAAGCTGCTGCGAGAAGCTGGTGCCACTGAG GTCCATATCAGGGTGGCGTCTCCACCCATCAAGTTCCCCTGCTACATGGGGATCAACATCCCAACCAAAGAGGAGCTCATTGCCAACAAGCCAGAGTTCAAGGACATTGCCGGCCATATTG GTGCCGACAGCGTCAAGTATCTAACCGTGGAGGGGCTCTTATCCGCCGTCCAGGAGGGAGTCACCTCCTTCCAAGAGGAGAACAACTCCAAGAGAGTAGGCCACTGCACTGCCTGTCTGACTGGCAAGTATCCAGTGGAGCTGGAGTGGTAA
- the ppat gene encoding amidophosphoribosyltransferase isoform X3, with translation MGLVSSAFPPEALLKLRYGNLGICHTRYSTTGMSELQNCQPFVVDTLHGRIAVAHNGELVNSRALRKKVMRHGVGLSTCSDSELITHLLALTPPMEELDSPDWVARIKNLMSETPTSYSLLIMFKDVIYAVRDPYGNRPLCLGRLVPISRLHSSGAGEEDTEGWVVSSESCSFQSIGAKYYREVLPGEVVQISRHGVKSLSFVPRPEGDLPAFCIFEYVYFARPDSIFEGQMVYTVRQRCGRQLAIEAPTDVDLVSTVPESATPAALGYAQQSGLPYTEVLCKNRYVGRTFIQPNTRLRQLGVAKKFGVLTDNFAGKRVVLIDDSIVRGNTISPIIKLLREAGATEVHIRVASPPIKFPCYMGINIPTKEELIANKPEFKDIAGHIGADSVKYLTVEGLLSAVQEGVTSFQEENNSKRVGHCTACLTGKYPVELEW, from the exons ATGGGATTAGTGAGCAGCGCGTTCCCACCAGAGGCTCTGCTCAAACTGCGCTATGGTAACCTTGGCATCTGCCACACTCGCTATTCAACGACGGGGATGTCGGAGCTGCAGAACTGCCAGCCCTTTGTGGTGGATACGCTGCACGGCAGGATCGCCGTGGCGCACAACGGAGAGCTGGTTAATTCCCGTGCCCTGCGCAAAAAG GTAATGCGCCACGGAGTGGGCCTCTCCACCTGCTCTGACAGCGAGCTCATCACCCACCTGCTGGCGCTGACGCCACCCATGGAGGAGCTGGACTCGCCTGATTGGGTTGCTAG AATTAAAAACCTCATGTCGGAGACGCCCACGTCGTACTCGCTGCTGATCATGTTCAAAGACGTCATCTATGCAGTGCGGGACCCTTATGGAAACCGGCCCCTCTGCCTCGGACGGCTCGTTCCCATCTCTAGGCTCCACAGTTCAG GAGCAGGAGAGGAAGACACTGAAGGGTGGGTGGTGTCATCAGAGTCCTGCAGCTTCCAGTCCATCGGAGCAAA GTATTACAGAGAGGTGTTACCAGGAGAAGTTGTTCAGATATCCAGGCATGGGGTCAAGTCTCTGAGCTTCGTTCCTCGCCCCGAAGGAGACCTGCCCGCCTTCTGCATCTTTGAGTACGTTTATTTTGCCAGACCAGACTCCATTTTTGAAG GGCAGATGGTGTACACTGTGAGGCAGCGCTGTGGTCGCCAGCTAGCCATAGAGGCGCCGACAGACGTAGACCTGGTCAGTACTGTGCCAGAGTCTGCGACGCCCGCCGCTCTGGGCTACGCTCAGCAG tctgGCCTCCCGTATACGGAGGTTCTGTGCAAGAACCGCTACGTCGGCAGAACCTTCATTCAACCAAACACCCGTCTGAGGCAGCTTGGAGTGGCCAAGAAGTTCGGTGTCCTGACGGACAACTTTGCAGGGAAGCGCGTGGTGCTCATCGACGACTCCATCGTCAGGGGCAACACCATCTCCCCCATCATTAAGCTGCTGCGAGAAGCTGGTGCCACTGAG GTCCATATCAGGGTGGCGTCTCCACCCATCAAGTTCCCCTGCTACATGGGGATCAACATCCCAACCAAAGAGGAGCTCATTGCCAACAAGCCAGAGTTCAAGGACATTGCCGGCCATATTG GTGCCGACAGCGTCAAGTATCTAACCGTGGAGGGGCTCTTATCCGCCGTCCAGGAGGGAGTCACCTCCTTCCAAGAGGAGAACAACTCCAAGAGAGTAGGCCACTGCACTGCCTGTCTGACTGGCAAGTATCCAGTGGAGCTGGAGTGGTAA
- the LOC105928884 gene encoding uncharacterized protein LOC105928884 isoform X2, which translates to MDPNLHQHFEVNTLNFKRSLDRIAEKYSKLKDDDDVPDVDISIISTKSLSSQLTKSRRRIMKLGLMSQSDIEDQTLSSHVSDHSQLTWQSKDDDSSASSGECSKDYSEKTQESLDESGRELSESELLPEDQDEALQMSLSSQSGSLAELYPMMVSRIQRAWNRQTVSVGASSVLRRYRRWRQQPKGNLNKTFNITASAERPEPLTGKRPLQEGSGSPGRRMWPQMTAHPAPSTVAVLHDGEHQSPGRERGLLSGQTPRLISAPDLSGAAKPKERSFMETFFGCELSPRKQTQIGEQGAASPSRRPYAAAKWCVDPPLRFKRHSVSSHSAEASSCTAETASGPQSSRIYSSPVRQSPLKARKVSALCRSPLAFTVSPREPDWESSREPTYPRSLPVVVSSPPKRPVGLLKMMLHPQDSSQPPRPLPLSPLQTRAADNHRRPRRNLSFDSSSSRPVSLSPNKVDEDFEKLYHKFVCQSKPVDFSGLPSPRGRSSEARRVLLSTSLSALALSPHRSILRKRHCEDRCDGCPQPKLFRKENYPYSPGSARHMREMLKRSHSQSELEPSHGVGPCSPRRLRTMGALLSRHRLQFSSSGGAPENEAVYVYPPW; encoded by the exons ATGGATCCGAATTTACACCAACATTTCGAAGTGAACACGCTGAACTTTAAGAGGTCTCTGGATAGAATCGCCGAAAAG tattcaAAATTGAAGGATGACGATGACGTGCCAGACGTGGACATCTCCATAATATCGACGAAAT CTCTTTCCAGCCAATTAACAAAGTCCAGACGCAGAATCATGAAGTTGGGGTTAATG AGCCAGTCAGATATAGAAGATCAAACCCTAAGCT cacACGTTTCAGACCACTCCCAG TTAACTTGGCAGAGTAAAGATGATGACAGCAGTGCCTCCAGCGGTGAATGTTCTAAGGACTATAGCG AGAAGACGCAGGAGTCACTGGATGAAAGCGGGAGGGAGCTGTCGGAGAGCGAGCTCCTTCCAGAGGACCAGGACGAAGCTCTGCAGATGTCTCTGAGCAGCCAGAGCGGCTCCCTGGCGGAGCTCTACCCCATGATGGTTAGTCGGATACAGAGAGCCTGGAACCGGCAGACCGTCTCTGTGGGCGCCAGCTCTGTGCTGCGGAGGTACCGCAGATGGAGGCAGCAGCCTAAGGGGAACCTCAACAAGACGTTTAACATCACGGCGTCTGCCGAGCGCCCAGAACCGCTGACCGGTAAGAGGCCTCTCCAGGAGGGCTCCGGCAGTCCTGGGAGGAGGATGTGGCCCCAGATGACGGCTCATCCCGCCCCGTCCACAGTGGCCGTTCTGCATGACGGAGAGCATCAGTCTCCTGGCAGAGAGAGGGGATTGCTGAGCGGACAGACCCCGCGTCTCATCAGCGCACCGGACCTCTCCGGCGCCGCCAAACCCAAAGAGAGATCGTTTATGGAGACCTTCTTTGGGTGCGAGCTGTCCCCCCGTAAACAAACCCAGATTGGAGAGCAGGGCGCCGCCAGTCCTTCACGGCGTCCCTACGCCGCTGCTAAATGGTGCGTGGATCCGCCCCTCAGGTTTAAGAGGCATTCTGTCTCCTCTCACTCAGCAGAGGCCTCATCCTGCACAGCAGAGACTGCCTCTGGGCCCCAGAGCTCCCGTATCTACAGCTCCCCGGTCAGGCAGAGTCCTCTCAAGGCTAGGAAGGTGAGCGCCCTCTGCAGGTCTCCTCTTGCGTTTACCGTAAGCCCAAGAGAACCTGATTGGGAGAGTTCAAGAGAGCCGACGTACCCGAGATCTCTACCCGTCGTCGTGTCCTCTCCTCCGAAGAGGCCCGTCGGTCTGCTGAAGATGATGCTTCACCCCCAGGACTCCAGCCAGCCCCCCCGGCCACTGCCCCTGTCGCCTCTGCAGACCCGCGCTGCAGATAACCATCGCAGGCCAAGGCGGAACCTCTCCTTCGACTCCTCTTCGTCACGCCCCGTCTCCCTCTCCCCCAACAAGGTCGACGAGGATTTCGAAAAGCTTTACCACAAGTTCGTGTGCCAGAGTAAACCCGTCGACTTCAGCGGCCTTCCTTCGCCGCGCGGAAGAAGCTCTGAGGCCAGACGGGTCCTCCTCTCCACGTCCTTGTCGGCGCTCGCCTTGTCGCCCCACCGCTCCATCCTGAGGAAGCGCCACTGCGAGGACAGGTGCGACGGCTGCCCACAGCCCAAGCTGTTCAGGAAGGAAAACTATCCCTACTCGCCGGGGTCCGCACGCCACATGAGGGAGATGCTGAAACGCTCCCACTCTCAGTCTGAGCTGGAGCCGTCCCACGGCGTTGGGCCCTGCAGCCCCAGGAGACTCAGAACCATGGGGGCCTTGTTGAGCCGGCACCGGCTTCAGTTCTCTTCTTCTG GAGGTGCTCCGGAGAATGAAGCGGTCTATGTCTACCCTCCCTGGTGA
- the LOC105928884 gene encoding uncharacterized protein LOC105928884 isoform X1: protein MDPNLHQHFEVNTLNFKRSLDRIAEKYSKLKDDDDVPDVDISIISTKSLSSQLTKSRRRIMKLGLMSQSDIEDQTLSSHVSDHSQLTWQSKDDDSSASSGECSKDYSAEKTQESLDESGRELSESELLPEDQDEALQMSLSSQSGSLAELYPMMVSRIQRAWNRQTVSVGASSVLRRYRRWRQQPKGNLNKTFNITASAERPEPLTGKRPLQEGSGSPGRRMWPQMTAHPAPSTVAVLHDGEHQSPGRERGLLSGQTPRLISAPDLSGAAKPKERSFMETFFGCELSPRKQTQIGEQGAASPSRRPYAAAKWCVDPPLRFKRHSVSSHSAEASSCTAETASGPQSSRIYSSPVRQSPLKARKVSALCRSPLAFTVSPREPDWESSREPTYPRSLPVVVSSPPKRPVGLLKMMLHPQDSSQPPRPLPLSPLQTRAADNHRRPRRNLSFDSSSSRPVSLSPNKVDEDFEKLYHKFVCQSKPVDFSGLPSPRGRSSEARRVLLSTSLSALALSPHRSILRKRHCEDRCDGCPQPKLFRKENYPYSPGSARHMREMLKRSHSQSELEPSHGVGPCSPRRLRTMGALLSRHRLQFSSSGGAPENEAVYVYPPW, encoded by the exons ATGGATCCGAATTTACACCAACATTTCGAAGTGAACACGCTGAACTTTAAGAGGTCTCTGGATAGAATCGCCGAAAAG tattcaAAATTGAAGGATGACGATGACGTGCCAGACGTGGACATCTCCATAATATCGACGAAAT CTCTTTCCAGCCAATTAACAAAGTCCAGACGCAGAATCATGAAGTTGGGGTTAATG AGCCAGTCAGATATAGAAGATCAAACCCTAAGCT cacACGTTTCAGACCACTCCCAG TTAACTTGGCAGAGTAAAGATGATGACAGCAGTGCCTCCAGCGGTGAATGTTCTAAGGACTATAGCG CAGAGAAGACGCAGGAGTCACTGGATGAAAGCGGGAGGGAGCTGTCGGAGAGCGAGCTCCTTCCAGAGGACCAGGACGAAGCTCTGCAGATGTCTCTGAGCAGCCAGAGCGGCTCCCTGGCGGAGCTCTACCCCATGATGGTTAGTCGGATACAGAGAGCCTGGAACCGGCAGACCGTCTCTGTGGGCGCCAGCTCTGTGCTGCGGAGGTACCGCAGATGGAGGCAGCAGCCTAAGGGGAACCTCAACAAGACGTTTAACATCACGGCGTCTGCCGAGCGCCCAGAACCGCTGACCGGTAAGAGGCCTCTCCAGGAGGGCTCCGGCAGTCCTGGGAGGAGGATGTGGCCCCAGATGACGGCTCATCCCGCCCCGTCCACAGTGGCCGTTCTGCATGACGGAGAGCATCAGTCTCCTGGCAGAGAGAGGGGATTGCTGAGCGGACAGACCCCGCGTCTCATCAGCGCACCGGACCTCTCCGGCGCCGCCAAACCCAAAGAGAGATCGTTTATGGAGACCTTCTTTGGGTGCGAGCTGTCCCCCCGTAAACAAACCCAGATTGGAGAGCAGGGCGCCGCCAGTCCTTCACGGCGTCCCTACGCCGCTGCTAAATGGTGCGTGGATCCGCCCCTCAGGTTTAAGAGGCATTCTGTCTCCTCTCACTCAGCAGAGGCCTCATCCTGCACAGCAGAGACTGCCTCTGGGCCCCAGAGCTCCCGTATCTACAGCTCCCCGGTCAGGCAGAGTCCTCTCAAGGCTAGGAAGGTGAGCGCCCTCTGCAGGTCTCCTCTTGCGTTTACCGTAAGCCCAAGAGAACCTGATTGGGAGAGTTCAAGAGAGCCGACGTACCCGAGATCTCTACCCGTCGTCGTGTCCTCTCCTCCGAAGAGGCCCGTCGGTCTGCTGAAGATGATGCTTCACCCCCAGGACTCCAGCCAGCCCCCCCGGCCACTGCCCCTGTCGCCTCTGCAGACCCGCGCTGCAGATAACCATCGCAGGCCAAGGCGGAACCTCTCCTTCGACTCCTCTTCGTCACGCCCCGTCTCCCTCTCCCCCAACAAGGTCGACGAGGATTTCGAAAAGCTTTACCACAAGTTCGTGTGCCAGAGTAAACCCGTCGACTTCAGCGGCCTTCCTTCGCCGCGCGGAAGAAGCTCTGAGGCCAGACGGGTCCTCCTCTCCACGTCCTTGTCGGCGCTCGCCTTGTCGCCCCACCGCTCCATCCTGAGGAAGCGCCACTGCGAGGACAGGTGCGACGGCTGCCCACAGCCCAAGCTGTTCAGGAAGGAAAACTATCCCTACTCGCCGGGGTCCGCACGCCACATGAGGGAGATGCTGAAACGCTCCCACTCTCAGTCTGAGCTGGAGCCGTCCCACGGCGTTGGGCCCTGCAGCCCCAGGAGACTCAGAACCATGGGGGCCTTGTTGAGCCGGCACCGGCTTCAGTTCTCTTCTTCTG GAGGTGCTCCGGAGAATGAAGCGGTCTATGTCTACCCTCCCTGGTGA